From the bacterium genome, the window CTCGCAAATTTCAGAGGATTCGATGAGGAGAGGAAAGAGAAGCTCGTCGAGGAAGCCTGTTTCGGAAAATCCTCCTTCGCGGAACTAAGAAAAGAAAATCTCGCCCAACTCATCCTCTCCTCCCTCGACCGGGGCGAGCGGGAAACCCTGCGCAAAAACGCGCCGGAAAGAGTGCTCGTCCCTTCGGGAAGGGAGGTTAATCTCGATTATTCCGGCGAGGCCGGGCCGATCCTCCCGGTAAAGCTCCAGGAACTCTTCGGCCTGAAGGAACTCCCGAAAGTGGCGGGCGGGAAAGTATCCGTGGTCGCCCACATCCTCGGCCCCCACGGAAGGCCGTTACAAGTCACCTCCGACATCGGCGGCTTCTGGACCAACTCCTACCCGCAGATACGAAAAGAGATGCGCGGCCGCTACCCAAGGCACAACTGGCCCGAAGACCCTCTCGCGGAAGCCCCCTCCGTGCGTTCTCTGAAAAAACGCCCCGAAAAATAGCTCCACGCCTTTACTCCCTCTTTTGTCTTGTTAAGCTTATTAATGAAGCTGTACTATTGCATACCGTTTTGGTTTTAATTACTTCGGAAGAGGAGATTACAGATGAGCATAGGCGCGTATTACAAATCGGCTGACTGGAAGACCGAAAAGCACGTCCCCGTAATCGACTGCCCCGACGCTTTCGCGCCGGACGCCTTCATCGACATAACCGTCACCATCGGCAAGGAGATACCCCACCCCAACACCGTCGAGCACCACATCAGGTGGGTCAACCTGTTCTTCATCTCCGACAAGGGGGTCGCCACCGACCTCGCCCGCGTCGAATTCAACGCCCACGGCGAAGGCCCCGGCTTCACCGCCTCCAAAGCCACCGTAGCGGTAAAGCTCACCGGCCCCGGCACCCTGATCGCCACCTCCTACTGCAACATCCACGGCCTCTGGGAGAGCTCGAAGACAATCTCCTAGAGTTTCAGCACGGAAACTAAAAGGCCGCCTCAAAAGGGCGGCCTTTTTCGCGCAAACGTCTTACAAAATTCTTCGATAAATGTTAGATATCAGGGAATCCTTCACCAAAAGGCGCTCAAATGACAATGAAAGCTGAAATCAAAGGCAACAAGCTTTACATCGAAATCGACCTTGAAAAGCCCACTCCCTCGGCTTCCGGCAAGACCCTTGTGGTAGCCAGCACGAGGGGCAACGCCGTCACCACGGCCCTCGTAGACGGAAAACCGGTCACAATCGGCCTCAACGCCTACATAAAGCCGTAAATCATATTTTCATGGAGTGGCAGGTCTACATCATCCTTTGCTCCGACGGCTCGCTTTACACCGGCATAACCACCGACCTGCAAAGGCGCTTTTCGGAGCATGCCGGGGGAACCGGGGCGAAGTACTTCAGGGGGCGAAAACCCGTCGAAATCGCCTTCTCCGAGGGCGGTCACACCAGAAGCACCGCCTCCCGGCGCGAATACTTCCTGAAATCCCTCTCCAGGGAAGAGAAACTGGAACTCGCAAAAACTCCCGCCTGATTTTTCTCTCTTATTTCTTACGGCCGGAAACCCTTTAACCTCTCGTTCGGGTATGTTATAAGTCCGCTCTCCAAAATGCGGGGCCGTCCTTCGCCTTCCGAACCGGTCCAAAAAAATAACATCTCACGGAGATTTAAATGGGTTTTCGCTGCGGCATAGTTGGCCTTCCCAACGTAGGCAAATCGACGCTTTTCAACGCTCTCACCCGCGCGGTTATCCCCGCGGAGAACTACCCCTTCTGCACCATTGAGCCCAACGTCGGCGTCGTGCCCATGCCCGACCCCCGGCTCGACGTTCTGGCCGGAATTGTAAAACCCCAAAGGGTTTTGCCGACGACGATGGAATTCGTCGATATCGCGGGTCTGGTCGCGGGAGCC encodes:
- a CDS encoding Neelaredoxin, giving the protein MSIGAYYKSADWKTEKHVPVIDCPDAFAPDAFIDITVTIGKEIPHPNTVEHHIRWVNLFFISDKGVATDLARVEFNAHGEGPGFTASKATVAVKLTGPGTLIATSYCNIHGLWESSKTIS
- a CDS encoding GIY-YIG nuclease family protein; this encodes MEWQVYIILCSDGSLYTGITTDLQRRFSEHAGGTGAKYFRGRKPVEIAFSEGGHTRSTASRREYFLKSLSREEKLELAKTPA